The DNA window GTTAAGCCCATGCCGTCTCAATTTCCCTTAACTCCCATCGCAGAAGCCCAAGCCCGTTTGCTGGCCGAATTTTCGCCACTGACGGCTGAATCGGTTCCGCTTGCAAATGCTCTTGGGCGCGTCTTGGCTGAAGAGATTATCTCGCAGATTGATTTGCCCGCCTTTGCCAATTCCAGTATGGATGGATTCGCCGTACGCGCGGTAGA is part of the Chloroflexota bacterium genome and encodes:
- a CDS encoding molybdopterin molybdenumtransferase MoeA, with product MPSQFPLTPIAEAQARLLAEFSPLTAESVPLANALGRVLAEEIISQIDLPAFANSSMDGFAVRAV